In Nitrosococcus halophilus Nc 4, the genomic stretch CAATAACGGATGCACGCGGACCGGCCCGATACCACCACCCTTGACGATACATGGCAGGCATTGCTGGAAAGCCCGACGGTGGGCCTTGCGGTGTGTGATCTGCAGTGCGTCATTCAACATGCCAATCCCACCTTCGCCATGCTCAAAAATCCTTGAGTGAATCGACTACGATGCGGACGCAATCCGAGGTGCATGCCGACTAATCGACCCCTACGCCGCCACGTGATTCTGCATCAAAACGTACATACGGTACTGCGCCTAATTGGATGGAGGACGCATACGCATCCGTCCGTGCAAAGCGCTTCTAACGAACTGCATTGACCCACTATTATTCGACTCGATAAGTTTCCAGATCTGATCCACGACACCGTCAATGTCGTTCAACTCGGATGCAGCGGCCATCGCCAGATCATAGGCCTCCACCACGTCGGTGCCGGTCACTTCATAGCCCCAGCCCTCACTCAAGCCATCGCAGTTCCCAAGGCGAACGCCGGTTGTGTATCGAGATGATCCCGTGCGGCACGGGTGAGTGTCTTCGGATCGCAGAGACTCTTGTGCGCCAGCTCCAGGGCAAGATCGTACAACTTGATACCAATTTCATGTAATTTTGCATTCTATAGATTCAGTCTAAACAACCACTTGAAGCCTCAATAAATTGCATTCTTTAACTAAATTGGTATGAGATCCTTCGCCGTTGCAAACCATTTGCCCTCTTCGCCTGCGGTGGTGGCGATGAGATCGGTGAGGATCGCCATCTTGTCCTTCATCGGGTAGCGCTTCGCCACGGCGCGAAACCGCGCCAGATATGACGTGCCAGTCGCGGCGCACAGACCGTAGCGCCGATAGGCCTCCTCATGCAGCCCGGAGGAGATCAGGATCTCTTCGCATGCCCGATCGATGGCGCCGTCCGGTTGATTCAAGCCGCGCGAGGCCTCGGCGTACTGGACGGCCTCCGCCTTTTTGCCCATGGCGAGCAGCGCCTGCACGCCATAGCGGCGGTAGTGCCAGAACAGGTAACTCGGCAATTCCAACAGATCAAGCACCTCCTGGTGGCGACCGGCGGCCATCAGACAGGAGAGGCAGGCGGTGGAACCCTTGAAATAGGCCCCTGATCGTGGATCGGACCAACACGCCCGGAGCGTCGGGCACAGCATGTCGGCCCAACGGTTCGTGCGATCGGTGGACACACAGATTTCACCCCAGCGATCGGCAACGGGAGCGAGATAATCGACGCCGTCCTCCTCGATGGCCTTCCACAACCTGTCCATCCACTGGTTGCGTACTGCATCTTCTGCGGGTGCTACGATGATGATTGGAATCAGCACATCCAGCGCATTCGCCACCGCCGACCCGAGCGCACCGCTGGAACTGTCCACATGCTCCAGCGCTGGCCATAGCCGCTCCATCAGCCGCACCGCGCCCTCGACGCTCTGTACCGCATCCGCCTTCTTGGAAACCTTCTTGATCTCGGAAACCGCCTCGCGGATGCGCTGACAGGCGAGTCTCGATCCGCGCCAACCGAAGGCGCGGGCACGGAAGCGGTTTGGGAATTGCCATTTACGTGTTGCCGGCATAATGACCACGCCAGGGCCCTGGCGCCTTCCACGAGCCTTGGAAACGCTCCCCGGCAGCAAGCGCCTTCGTGACTGGGCCGAGGAAAACGGCGACAGCTTCGACGATTTCAGCGAAGCTGCTTGGTACGTTCTGCAACCGGCTCCTGCGAATGAACCCCCGCCATTGGTCTTGCCGGCCGGCGTCGTTGCCGAAGTCGCCGGTCAAGGCGACAGGCTCGGCTGGGATCGTTGTGTCCCGGGTGACGAAGGTCTCGGTCAGGGCCTGGGCCATTGTCCGGCCATCGAAGTCGAACCGCCGGGACAGCAGCCAGATGTCGAAGAAGTCCTTCACACGGCTGTTGACCACGCCCAACTTGACCATCGCCTCGAACTTCTCGGCGACGGCACTCTCGCGGCTGTAGCCCCTCAGACGAGGGGCGGGAAGGTCCAGGATCGTGGGATAGTCCGCCGCTTCGGGTTTCGGCACAACGACATCACCGAAGCCGATGTCCAGTTGCATGGTGATGCGGGCCGTTCCCAGCGTTCCCCGAAACCGCACGCGAACGCCGGCGTAGTCCGCGTCCTCGACGATGCGCTCCCCCTCGACCCCGGCCACATCGAAAGCCAGCCCGTCGGTCTCGACGTCTTGGCGGCAGATATCTCTCATGACCGCAACGATAGCCTCGACGTCGTTGTCGGTGATCCCGAGTAGGTCGATATCCAGGGTGGGACGCATGACCGGCGCCTGCCAGACGGTAAACATCAATGCCCCCTTGAGGACGAACTTGTCCGCATGATCCGACTTCGACAGCCGATAAAGAAAGCGCTCCATGGCAAAGTACTGGAGCACTTCGTTGAATGGACGATCCGTCTCACGCGCCTCGTTGAGCAGGCGCTGGCGAATCGAGGTGGCAAGATTGGGGCCGCGATGCTGGGTCACAGCAGTGCCTCCAGGTAGGGCCGGATCACCTTTTCCACCCGGCAGATGCGCGCATAGGCCATGAGCATGTCGATCCGGGTGCGCCCGCAGCGCACGTAGCGTCTCAGCGCTTCGATGGCGGTGTCCAGCCCGATCTTGTTGCGGTACTTGAAGCTGTCGGCCAGGGTCTTTTCCGCCCCATAGATGCGCACGGGCACGCCATCCACCTCGTGGGTCTCCACGCCCTCGGTGAAGGCCTTGCCGCCAACCCAGAAGACCCGCAGCGGCGGATGCTCCAGGCGCGGGGGCTCGGCGCCGCGCGGCAGCGCCAGGTAAACCTCGTGGGGGATCTGGGTGGTGAGCTCGTGATAGTCCAGCGCCGAGATCAGACAGATAACGCCGCCCGGCACCTTCAGGGCGACCGCCACCAGGTCAGGATTGCCCAGGGGCGGCAGATCGGCGAGCCGGTACAGACCGCGGCTGAGGCGCTCGAGCAGCCCTGCATCCCGCATCGCGTACAGCGTCCTGGGATGGATGCCGAGGCGCAGGGCGTCGCGGGTGCACAGCACGCCACCGTGGCAGCTGAACAGGTGTATCGCCGCGTCGATGGAACCCTTGTTGGCGGTTGTTTCCTGGGTCATCTTGGATATAGATACCAGCAACTATTAACAGTTGCTGGTAATTTTATCCGAAAACAGAAAAGCAAAACAAGTGAGGAAATGAGACCGTCGGGAGTAAATCCGCCGGAGGATCTCGCTGCCGCTAGTCGGTACTTGTTGCGTGCTTACCCATAATTTTGAAAGAAAATAATATGACGAAAAGCGAGGGGCGGGCCGGACCAGGTTTACTCCCACAGGATGGGAAATACTCCGTAAACGCCCAGTATTGGCGCGGACCTTCCGGTCATCATGATACCAATTTCACGTAACTTTGCATTGTATAGGCTTAGTATAAACAACCAGTTATAACCTTAATAAATTGCAGCCTTTTGCTAAATTGGTATGAGTATCGACACCATAAAAAATAATGTTGTCCGCCAACAGTGGGCATCTTGCGCGCCCTGTATGATCCGCCGCGCATTCCCCGTTTATATGCGTAAATCAACAGTATTTGCAGACTTTTGAATATGAGTGGGGAAGCCGCTTGGTCACTCGGAAATCGACTGTGAAGTTGGGGAATCCGCTAGCCTTCATAGCTTGCCGCCATGGAAACCTGGAGCCCATACGGGAAGCGCCCAAGGGTGTAAATCGTTGGTGCCTCCTACTGCGCCGCAGTTGGTATGCGGAGCCACCAAAGCATCGCGGCGTATTGTCACGTACGGTACATTTTCGTTGCCGCCAACCGTTTGGGCCGTTAGATTTTACCGTACGGTACATTTCTTAGAGGTAAAGCCATGCCGCAGAATGACATCGCATACGGCAAAATCCAGACAGTTGAGGAACTCGGCCGCTTGGCGCGCGCCCATCGCAAACAGCGGCGCCTGACGTTGGAGACGGTCTCCGGGCTCGGCAATCTGAGCACGCGGTTTCTGTCGGAGTTCGAACGGGGGAGGGAAACGGCCGAGATCGGCAAGGTTCTGAAGGCGCTGCGCATCTTGGGGCTGGAGGTCATCATCCAGCCGCGCGGGCAGGTGGTGCTGACTCACCGTACCGGCAAGATCCACGAGAAAACCACGTGAGCGACCCAGCGCCTTTTGATGACCGGCCTATGGAAACGCATCAGGAATTGAGAATGAAGAACGGCTACCCAGATTTGGTGCGAGCGGTACTCCCTATACCATCAACAATATCATCGGAAATGAGAGCCTCTTGGCCAGGGACAGCCAATTCATTGATATTTATGATTCGCCGGCTCATTGATCATGTGATTCATATGCTCAAAGAGCACATTTTATCATTAACAAACAATAAGTTATAGACAGCCTACTCCCACTCGATAGTGGCGGGGGGCTTTCCGGAAATATCATAGGTGACTCGGGAAATACCCGAGACTTCATTAATAATACGGCGGGAAACATGATCCAGAAAATCATAGGGTAAATGGGCCCACCGGGCAGTCATGAAGTCCACGCTCTCCACCGCCCGCAGCGCAACCACAAAATCATAGCACCGCCCATCCCCCATCACGCCAACGGATTTTACCGGCAAGAATACGGCGAAGGCCTGACTCACCTTATCGTACCAACCATGGGCGTGTAATTCTTCAATGAAAATGGCATCCGCCAGGCGGAGTAGATCCGCATATTCCTTTTTAACTTCCCCCAAAATCCGCACCCCGAGCCCTGGCCCCGGAAAAGGATGTCGATAAACAAGATCAAAGGGCAAGCCCAGTTCAGTGCCCAGGTGACGCACCTCATCCTTGAATAACTCCCGCAGGGGTTCAAGGAGCTTCAAATTGAGTTCCTCGGGCAGTCCCCCCACATTATGGTGGGACTTGATAACCTGAGCCTTTCCTGTTTTACCCCCTGCCGATTCAATTACATCAGGATAGATCGTGCCCTGAGCGAGCCATTGGACATTAGGCAACTCGGCCGCTGCCTCCTCAAAAACCTCGATAAATACTCGCCCGATGATTTTCCTTTTAGCCTCTGGATCAACCACCCCAGCCAAGGCTTCCAAAAACCGGGATTCGGCATCGATGCGGATGACTTTGATCCCCAGATGACGGGCAAAAGTGGCCATCACCTGATCCGCCTCTCCCAGCCGCAACAGGCCATTGTCCACGAATACGCAAATGAGCTGATTGCCGATAGCCTTGTGCAACAAAGCCGCAGCGACG encodes the following:
- a CDS encoding nucleotidyl transferase AbiEii/AbiGii toxin family protein; its protein translation is MTQHRGPNLATSIRQRLLNEARETDRPFNEVLQYFAMERFLYRLSKSDHADKFVLKGALMFTVWQAPVMRPTLDIDLLGITDNDVEAIVAVMRDICRQDVETDGLAFDVAGVEGERIVEDADYAGVRVRFRGTLGTARITMQLDIGFGDVVVPKPEAADYPTILDLPAPRLRGYSRESAVAEKFEAMVKLGVVNSRVKDFFDIWLLSRRFDFDGRTMAQALTETFVTRDTTIPAEPVALTGDFGNDAGRQDQWRGFIRRSRLQNVPSSFAEIVEAVAVFLGPVTKALAAGERFQGSWKAPGPWRGHYAGNT
- a CDS encoding type IV toxin-antitoxin system AbiEi family antitoxin domain-containing protein, with product MTQETTANKGSIDAAIHLFSCHGGVLCTRDALRLGIHPRTLYAMRDAGLLERLSRGLYRLADLPPLGNPDLVAVALKVPGGVICLISALDYHELTTQIPHEVYLALPRGAEPPRLEHPPLRVFWVGGKAFTEGVETHEVDGVPVRIYGAEKTLADSFKYRNKIGLDTAIEALRRYVRCGRTRIDMLMAYARICRVEKVIRPYLEALL
- a CDS encoding helix-turn-helix domain-containing protein; this encodes MPQNDIAYGKIQTVEELGRLARAHRKQRRLTLETVSGLGNLSTRFLSEFERGRETAEIGKVLKALRILGLEVIIQPRGQVVLTHRTGKIHEKTT
- the guaA gene encoding glutamine-hydrolyzing GMP synthase, whose protein sequence is MSDLYSHRILILDFGSQYTQLIARRVREAGVYCEIHPYDLDDRALQSFAPRGIILSGGPSSTVGEAAPRVSPLVFKLGVPLLGICYGMQAMAAQLGGEVEVSTHREYGYAQVRVHGHSQLLQNIEDHTTAEGKALLDVWMSHGDRVMSLPEGFKRIASTDHAPLAAMADEARRFYGLQFHPEVTHTRQGVRILERFIYGVCGCEGLWKPGHIIAESIESIRGKVGTDTVLLGLSGGVDSSVAAALLHKAIGNQLICVFVDNGLLRLGEADQVMATFARHLGIKVIRIDAESRFLEALAGVVDPEAKRKIIGRVFIEVFEEAAAELPNVQWLAQGTIYPDVIESAGGKTGKAQVIKSHHNVGGLPEELNLKLLEPLRELFKDEVRHLGTELGLPFDLVYRHPFPGPGLGVRILGEVKKEYADLLRLADAIFIEELHAHGWYDKVSQAFAVFLPVKSVGVMGDGRCYDFVVALRAVESVDFMTARWAHLPYDFLDHVSRRIINEVSGISRVTYDISGKPPATIEWE